From a single Populus trichocarpa isolate Nisqually-1 chromosome 17, P.trichocarpa_v4.1, whole genome shotgun sequence genomic region:
- the LOC18110884 gene encoding TMV resistance protein N isoform X2, producing the protein MASTSVQGITSSSSPPPPLYMYDVFLSFRGKDTRNNFTSHLYSNLKQRGIDVYMDDRELERGKTIETALWKAIEESRFSVIIFSRDYASSPWCLDELVKIVQCMKEMGQTVLPVFYDVDPSEMTERKRKYEEAFVEHEQNFKENLEKVGNWKDCLSTVANLSGWDVRNRNESKSIKIIAEYISYKLSVTLPTISKKLVGIDSRVEVLNGYIGEEVGKAIFIGICGMGGIGKTTVARVLYDRIRWQFEGSCFLANVREVFAEKDGPRRLQEQLLYEILIERALVWDSSRGIEMIKRRLRLKKILLILDDVDDKKQLEFLAAERGWFGPGSRIIITSRDTNVFTGNDDTKIYEAEKLNDDDALMLFSQKAFKNDQPAEDFVELSKQVVGYANGLPLALEVIGLFMHGRSILEWESAINRLNEIPDREIIDVLRISFDGLHELEKKIFLDIACFLKGFKKDRIIRILDSCGFHAHIGTQVLIEKSLISVSRDQVWMHNLLQIMGKEIVRCESPEEPGRRSRLWTYEDVCLALMDNTGKEKIEAIFLDMPGIKESQWNIEAFSKMSRLRLLKINNVQLSEGPEDLSNKLQFLEWHSYPSKSLPVGLQVDQLVELHMANSNLEQLWYGCKSAVNLKIINLSNSLYLTKTPDLTGIPNLESLILEGCTSLSEVHPSLAHHKKLQYMNLVNCKSIRILPNNLEMGSLKVCILDGCSKLEKFPDIVGNMKCLMVLRLDGTGITKLSSSMHHLIGLGLLSMNSCKNLESIPSSIGCLKSLKKLDLSGCSELKYIPEKLGEVESLEEFDVSGTSIRQLPASIFLLKNLKVLSLDGFKRIVMPPSLSGLCSLEVLGLCACNLREGALPEDIGCLSSLRSLDLSQNNFVSLPKSINQLFELEMLVLEDCTMLESLPKVPSKVQTVCLNGCISLKTIPDPINLSSSKISEFVCLNCWELYNHYGQDSMGLTLLERYFQGLSNPRPGFGIAIPGNEIPGWFNHQSKGSSISVQVPSWSMGFVACVAFGVNGESPSLFCHFKANGRENYPSSPMCISCNSIQVLSDHIWLFYLSFDYLKELQEWQHGSFSNIELSFHSSQPGVKVKNCGVRLLSSIYITPQLSSAHFIVTSKEVASSFKASLAFSSSYHQWKANVFPGIRVADTSRRPLKSDLALRFIVPVEKEPEKVMAIRSRLFEAIEESGLSIIIFARDCASLPWCFEELVKIVGFMDEMRSDIVFPVSRDVKQSKIDDQTESYTIVFDKNEENLRENEEKGQRWMDILTKVEISSGSNSLKSIFIPELQQLLEQEEVLRLQLQQQLLGFWLGI; encoded by the exons CTCATCttcatctcctcctcctccgctaTATATGTATGATGTGTTCCTTAGTTTTAGAGGCAAAGACACCCGGAACAACTTTACTAGTCATCTATATTCTAATCTGAAACAGAGAGGCATCGATGTATACATGGATGATAGGGAGCTCGAGAGAGGAAAGACCATCGAAACTGCTCTCTGGAAGGCCATCGAAGAATCAAGGTTTTCTGTCATTATATTTTCAAGAGATTACGCTTCTTCACCATGGTGCTTGGATGAACTTGTCAAGATTGTTCAGTGCATGAAAGAGATGGGGCAAACTGTTCTGCCAGTTTTTTATGATGTGGATCCCTCAGAGATGACCGAGCGGAAACGGAAATATGAGGAAGCCTTCGTTGAGCATGAACAAAATTTCAAGGAAAACTTGGAGAAGGTCGGGAACTGGAAAGATTGTCTCTCTACGGTGGCCAATCTATCTGGCTGGGATGTCCGGAATAG GAATGAAtcgaaatcaattaaaataattgctGAATACATATCGTACAAACTAAGCGTCACTCTGCCAACAATTAGCAAAAAATTAGTTGGAATAGATTCTCGTGTAGAGGTATTAAATGGCTATATAGGTGAAGAAGTAGGCAAAGCAATCTTCATAGGGATTTGTGGAATGGGTGGCATAGGTAAGACGACTGTTGCAAGGGTACTATATGATAGGATTCGTTGGCAATTTGAAGGCAGCTGCTTCTTAGCAAATGTCAGGGAAGTTTTTGCTGAGAAAGATGGACCACGCCGTTTACAGGAACAACTTCTTTATGAAATCTTAATAGAACGTGCTTTAGTATGGGATTCTTCTAGAGGGATTGAGATGATAAAGCGGAGGTTACGACTTAAAAAGATTCTTCTTATCCTTGATGATGTAGATGACAAAAAACAACTAGAATTTTTGGCTGCGGAGCGTGGATGGTTTGGTCCAGGGAGCAGAATTATCATAACAAGCAGAGATACAAATGTGTTTACTGGAAATGATGATACTAAAATTTATGAGGCTGAGAAAttgaatgatgatgatgctctTATGTTGTTTAGCCAGAAAGCTTTCAAAAATGACCAACCTGCTGAAGATTTTGTGGAACTATCCAAGCAAGTTGTGGGCTATGCTAATGGCCTTCCACTGGCTCTTGAAGTTATAG GTTTGTTTATGCATGGAAGAAGTATCCTTGAATGGGAAAGTGCGATTAATAGACTAAATGAGATTCCTGACCGTGAAATTATTGATGTGCTTCGTATTAGTTTTGATGGCCTCCATGaattagagaagaaaatatttttagacatTGCCTGTTTCCTGAAGGGGTTTAAAAAAGATCGAATAATAAGGATACTTGACAGCTGTGGATTCCATGCACATATTGGAACACAAGTTCTTATTGAGAAATCTCTCATAAGTGTCTCTCGGGATCAAGTCTGGATGCATAATTTATTACAGATAATGGGTAAGGAAATTGTTCGTTGTGAATCCCCTGAAGAGCCTGGAAGGCGCAGTAGATTGTGGACATACGAGGATGTCTGCCTTGCACTGATGGACAACACA ggaaaagaaaaaatagaagccATATTCTTGGACATGCCTGGAATAAAAGAGTCACAATGGAACATCGAAGCCTTCTCTAAAATGAGCAGACTAAGATTGCTCAAAATCAACAACGTGCAGCTTTCTGAAGGACCTGAAGATCTTTCCAATAAGTTACAATTTCTTGAATGGCATTCTTACCCTTCAAAATCATTGCCAGTTGGTTTGCAGGTGGATCAGCTAGTTGAACTTCACATGGCTAACAGTAATCTTGAGCAATTATGGTATGGGTGTAAG AGTGCAGTTAATTTGAAAATCATCAATCTCAGCAACTCACTATACCTGACCAAGACTCCAGATCTTACTGGAATTCCAAATCTCGAGAGTCTGATTCTTGAAGGTTGTACAAGTTTGTCTGAGGTCCATCCATCACTTGCACATCACAAGAAGCTTCAATATATGAACCTTGTGAACTGCAAAAGCATTAGGATTCTCCCGAACAATCTAGAAATGGGATCACTTAAAGTTTGCATTCTTGATGGCTGCTCAAAACTTGAGAAGTTTCCAGATATAGTAGGAAACATGAAATGTTTGATGGTGCTTCGATTGGATGGGACTGGTATTACAAAACTATCTTCATCGATGCATCATTTGATTGGCTTAGGTCTATTGAGCATGAACAGCTGCAAGAACCTTGAAAGCATTCCAAGTAGCATAGGTTGTTTGAAATCCCTTAAAAAACTTGATCTATCTGGCTGCTCTGAACTTAAATATATACCAGAGAAGTTGGGGGAAGTTGAAAGTTTGGAGGAGTTTGATGTAAGTGGAACTTCAATAAGACAACTGCCAgcatccatttttcttttaaagaatctTAAAGTATTATCTTTGGATGGATTCAAAAGAATAGTTATGCCGCCTTCTTTGTCTGGTCTGTGTTCTTTAGAAGTACTAGGTTTATGCGCTTGCAATCTAAGAGAAGGGGCACTTCCTGAAGATATTGGCTGCTTATCTTCATTGAGGTCCTTAGATCTGAGCCAGAATAACTTTGTTAGCCTGCCTAAAAGCATAAATCAGCTTTTTGAACTGGAAATGCTTGTCTTGGAGGATTGCACGATGCTTGAATCATTGCCTAAGGTTCCATCTAAAGTTCAAACGGTATGTTTGAATGGTTGTATAAGCCTAAAAACAATTCCAGATCCGATAAACCTAAGCAGTTCCAAAATCTCAGAGTTCGTATGTCTTAACTGCTGGGAATTGTACAATCATTATGGCCAAGACAGCATGGGGTTGACCCTGCTTGAAAGATACTTCCAG GGTTTGTCTAATCCAAGACCTGGATTTGGCATCGCCATTCCAGGAAATGAAATTCCAGGCTGGTTTAACCATCAAAGTAAGGGATCTTCAATTAGTGTGCAAGTGCCTAGTTGGAGCATGGGGTTTGTTGCGTGTGTTGCATTCGGTGTAAATGGTGAAAGTCCTTctcttttttgtcatttcaaaGCCAATGGAAGAGAGAATTATCCTTCATCGCCAATGTGTATTAGTTGTAACTCTATCCAAGTTCTGTCAGATCATATTTGGCTATTCTATCTATCTTTTGATTACCTTAAAGAGCTTCAAGAGTGGCAGCATGGATCCTTTAGCAACATTGAGTTGTCGTTTCATTCTTCCCAGCCAGGAGTGAAGGTGAAGAATTGTGGTGTCCGTTTGCtatcttctatatatattaCACCACAACTATCTTCTGCCCATTTTATTGTTACAAGCAAAGAAGTAGCTTCTTCATTTAAAGCTTCTTTAGCTTTTTCTTCGTCGTACCATCAATGGAAGGCTAATGTTTTCCCTGGCATCAGAGTCGCAGACACTAGTCGCAGACCTTTAAAGTCAGATCTAGCCCTGAGATTCATTGTGCCAGTCGAGAAGGAACCAGAGAAAGTAATGGCAATTAGATCAAGACTCTTTGAGGCCATTGAAGAATCAGGGCTGTCAATTATTATATTTGCAAGAGATTGTGCTTCTTTACCATGGTGCTTTGAAGAACTTGTCAAGATTGTCGGATTCATGGATGAGATGAGATCGGACATTGTGTTTCCAGTTTCTCGTGATGTCAAACAATCAAAGATAGATGATCAAACAGAGAGTTACACAATTGTCTTTGATAAGAATGAAGAAAATCTCAGGGAAAACGAGGAGAAGGGACAAAGATGGATGGATATTCTCACTAAAGTTGAGATTTCATCTGGATCGAATTCATTGAAAAG CATCTTTATACCTGAGCTGCAGCAGCTGCTCGAGCAGGAGGAGGTGCTCCGGCTGCAGCTGCAGCAGCAGCTCCTTGGGTTTTGGTTAGGAATTTAA
- the LOC18110884 gene encoding TMV resistance protein N isoform X1, with translation MASNSVQGITSSSSPPPPLYMYDVFLSFRGKDTRNNFTSHLYSNLKQRGIDVYMDDRELERGKTIETALWKAIEESRFSVIIFSRDYASSPWCLDELVKIVQCMKEMGQTVLPVFYDVDPSEMTERKRKYEEAFVEHEQNFKENLEKVGNWKDCLSTVANLSGWDVRNRNESKSIKIIAEYISYKLSVTLPTISKKLVGIDSRVEVLNGYIGEEVGKAIFIGICGMGGIGKTTVARVLYDRIRWQFEGSCFLANVREVFAEKDGPRRLQEQLLYEILIERALVWDSSRGIEMIKRRLRLKKILLILDDVDDKKQLEFLAAERGWFGPGSRIIITSRDTNVFTGNDDTKIYEAEKLNDDDALMLFSQKAFKNDQPAEDFVELSKQVVGYANGLPLALEVIGLFMHGRSILEWESAINRLNEIPDREIIDVLRISFDGLHELEKKIFLDIACFLKGFKKDRIIRILDSCGFHAHIGTQVLIEKSLISVSRDQVWMHNLLQIMGKEIVRCESPEEPGRRSRLWTYEDVCLALMDNTGKEKIEAIFLDMPGIKESQWNIEAFSKMSRLRLLKINNVQLSEGPEDLSNKLQFLEWHSYPSKSLPVGLQVDQLVELHMANSNLEQLWYGCKSAVNLKIINLSNSLYLTKTPDLTGIPNLESLILEGCTSLSEVHPSLAHHKKLQYMNLVNCKSIRILPNNLEMGSLKVCILDGCSKLEKFPDIVGNMKCLMVLRLDGTGITKLSSSMHHLIGLGLLSMNSCKNLESIPSSIGCLKSLKKLDLSGCSELKYIPEKLGEVESLEEFDVSGTSIRQLPASIFLLKNLKVLSLDGFKRIVMPPSLSGLCSLEVLGLCACNLREGALPEDIGCLSSLRSLDLSQNNFVSLPKSINQLFELEMLVLEDCTMLESLPKVPSKVQTVCLNGCISLKTIPDPINLSSSKISEFVCLNCWELYNHYGQDSMGLTLLERYFQGLSNPRPGFGIAIPGNEIPGWFNHQSKGSSISVQVPSWSMGFVACVAFGVNGESPSLFCHFKANGRENYPSSPMCISCNSIQVLSDHIWLFYLSFDYLKELQEWQHGSFSNIELSFHSSQPGVKVKNCGVRLLSSIYITPQLSSAHFIVTSKEVASSFKASLAFSSSYHQWKANVFPGIRVADTSRRPLKSDLALRFIVPVEKEPEKVMAIRSRLFEAIEESGLSIIIFARDCASLPWCFEELVKIVGFMDEMRSDIVFPVSRDVKQSKIDDQTESYTIVFDKNEENLRENEEKGQRWMDILTKVEISSGSNSLKSIFIPELQQLLEQEEVLRLQLQQQLLGFWLGI, from the exons ATGGCTTCCAACAGCGTGCAAGGAATAACCTCATCttcatctcctcctcctccgctaTATATGTATGATGTGTTCCTTAGTTTTAGAGGCAAAGACACCCGGAACAACTTTACTAGTCATCTATATTCTAATCTGAAACAGAGAGGCATCGATGTATACATGGATGATAGGGAGCTCGAGAGAGGAAAGACCATCGAAACTGCTCTCTGGAAGGCCATCGAAGAATCAAGGTTTTCTGTCATTATATTTTCAAGAGATTACGCTTCTTCACCATGGTGCTTGGATGAACTTGTCAAGATTGTTCAGTGCATGAAAGAGATGGGGCAAACTGTTCTGCCAGTTTTTTATGATGTGGATCCCTCAGAGATGACCGAGCGGAAACGGAAATATGAGGAAGCCTTCGTTGAGCATGAACAAAATTTCAAGGAAAACTTGGAGAAGGTCGGGAACTGGAAAGATTGTCTCTCTACGGTGGCCAATCTATCTGGCTGGGATGTCCGGAATAG GAATGAAtcgaaatcaattaaaataattgctGAATACATATCGTACAAACTAAGCGTCACTCTGCCAACAATTAGCAAAAAATTAGTTGGAATAGATTCTCGTGTAGAGGTATTAAATGGCTATATAGGTGAAGAAGTAGGCAAAGCAATCTTCATAGGGATTTGTGGAATGGGTGGCATAGGTAAGACGACTGTTGCAAGGGTACTATATGATAGGATTCGTTGGCAATTTGAAGGCAGCTGCTTCTTAGCAAATGTCAGGGAAGTTTTTGCTGAGAAAGATGGACCACGCCGTTTACAGGAACAACTTCTTTATGAAATCTTAATAGAACGTGCTTTAGTATGGGATTCTTCTAGAGGGATTGAGATGATAAAGCGGAGGTTACGACTTAAAAAGATTCTTCTTATCCTTGATGATGTAGATGACAAAAAACAACTAGAATTTTTGGCTGCGGAGCGTGGATGGTTTGGTCCAGGGAGCAGAATTATCATAACAAGCAGAGATACAAATGTGTTTACTGGAAATGATGATACTAAAATTTATGAGGCTGAGAAAttgaatgatgatgatgctctTATGTTGTTTAGCCAGAAAGCTTTCAAAAATGACCAACCTGCTGAAGATTTTGTGGAACTATCCAAGCAAGTTGTGGGCTATGCTAATGGCCTTCCACTGGCTCTTGAAGTTATAG GTTTGTTTATGCATGGAAGAAGTATCCTTGAATGGGAAAGTGCGATTAATAGACTAAATGAGATTCCTGACCGTGAAATTATTGATGTGCTTCGTATTAGTTTTGATGGCCTCCATGaattagagaagaaaatatttttagacatTGCCTGTTTCCTGAAGGGGTTTAAAAAAGATCGAATAATAAGGATACTTGACAGCTGTGGATTCCATGCACATATTGGAACACAAGTTCTTATTGAGAAATCTCTCATAAGTGTCTCTCGGGATCAAGTCTGGATGCATAATTTATTACAGATAATGGGTAAGGAAATTGTTCGTTGTGAATCCCCTGAAGAGCCTGGAAGGCGCAGTAGATTGTGGACATACGAGGATGTCTGCCTTGCACTGATGGACAACACA ggaaaagaaaaaatagaagccATATTCTTGGACATGCCTGGAATAAAAGAGTCACAATGGAACATCGAAGCCTTCTCTAAAATGAGCAGACTAAGATTGCTCAAAATCAACAACGTGCAGCTTTCTGAAGGACCTGAAGATCTTTCCAATAAGTTACAATTTCTTGAATGGCATTCTTACCCTTCAAAATCATTGCCAGTTGGTTTGCAGGTGGATCAGCTAGTTGAACTTCACATGGCTAACAGTAATCTTGAGCAATTATGGTATGGGTGTAAG AGTGCAGTTAATTTGAAAATCATCAATCTCAGCAACTCACTATACCTGACCAAGACTCCAGATCTTACTGGAATTCCAAATCTCGAGAGTCTGATTCTTGAAGGTTGTACAAGTTTGTCTGAGGTCCATCCATCACTTGCACATCACAAGAAGCTTCAATATATGAACCTTGTGAACTGCAAAAGCATTAGGATTCTCCCGAACAATCTAGAAATGGGATCACTTAAAGTTTGCATTCTTGATGGCTGCTCAAAACTTGAGAAGTTTCCAGATATAGTAGGAAACATGAAATGTTTGATGGTGCTTCGATTGGATGGGACTGGTATTACAAAACTATCTTCATCGATGCATCATTTGATTGGCTTAGGTCTATTGAGCATGAACAGCTGCAAGAACCTTGAAAGCATTCCAAGTAGCATAGGTTGTTTGAAATCCCTTAAAAAACTTGATCTATCTGGCTGCTCTGAACTTAAATATATACCAGAGAAGTTGGGGGAAGTTGAAAGTTTGGAGGAGTTTGATGTAAGTGGAACTTCAATAAGACAACTGCCAgcatccatttttcttttaaagaatctTAAAGTATTATCTTTGGATGGATTCAAAAGAATAGTTATGCCGCCTTCTTTGTCTGGTCTGTGTTCTTTAGAAGTACTAGGTTTATGCGCTTGCAATCTAAGAGAAGGGGCACTTCCTGAAGATATTGGCTGCTTATCTTCATTGAGGTCCTTAGATCTGAGCCAGAATAACTTTGTTAGCCTGCCTAAAAGCATAAATCAGCTTTTTGAACTGGAAATGCTTGTCTTGGAGGATTGCACGATGCTTGAATCATTGCCTAAGGTTCCATCTAAAGTTCAAACGGTATGTTTGAATGGTTGTATAAGCCTAAAAACAATTCCAGATCCGATAAACCTAAGCAGTTCCAAAATCTCAGAGTTCGTATGTCTTAACTGCTGGGAATTGTACAATCATTATGGCCAAGACAGCATGGGGTTGACCCTGCTTGAAAGATACTTCCAG GGTTTGTCTAATCCAAGACCTGGATTTGGCATCGCCATTCCAGGAAATGAAATTCCAGGCTGGTTTAACCATCAAAGTAAGGGATCTTCAATTAGTGTGCAAGTGCCTAGTTGGAGCATGGGGTTTGTTGCGTGTGTTGCATTCGGTGTAAATGGTGAAAGTCCTTctcttttttgtcatttcaaaGCCAATGGAAGAGAGAATTATCCTTCATCGCCAATGTGTATTAGTTGTAACTCTATCCAAGTTCTGTCAGATCATATTTGGCTATTCTATCTATCTTTTGATTACCTTAAAGAGCTTCAAGAGTGGCAGCATGGATCCTTTAGCAACATTGAGTTGTCGTTTCATTCTTCCCAGCCAGGAGTGAAGGTGAAGAATTGTGGTGTCCGTTTGCtatcttctatatatattaCACCACAACTATCTTCTGCCCATTTTATTGTTACAAGCAAAGAAGTAGCTTCTTCATTTAAAGCTTCTTTAGCTTTTTCTTCGTCGTACCATCAATGGAAGGCTAATGTTTTCCCTGGCATCAGAGTCGCAGACACTAGTCGCAGACCTTTAAAGTCAGATCTAGCCCTGAGATTCATTGTGCCAGTCGAGAAGGAACCAGAGAAAGTAATGGCAATTAGATCAAGACTCTTTGAGGCCATTGAAGAATCAGGGCTGTCAATTATTATATTTGCAAGAGATTGTGCTTCTTTACCATGGTGCTTTGAAGAACTTGTCAAGATTGTCGGATTCATGGATGAGATGAGATCGGACATTGTGTTTCCAGTTTCTCGTGATGTCAAACAATCAAAGATAGATGATCAAACAGAGAGTTACACAATTGTCTTTGATAAGAATGAAGAAAATCTCAGGGAAAACGAGGAGAAGGGACAAAGATGGATGGATATTCTCACTAAAGTTGAGATTTCATCTGGATCGAATTCATTGAAAAG CATCTTTATACCTGAGCTGCAGCAGCTGCTCGAGCAGGAGGAGGTGCTCCGGCTGCAGCTGCAGCAGCAGCTCCTTGGGTTTTGGTTAGGAATTTAA